Within Anopheles ziemanni chromosome 2, idAnoZiCoDA_A2_x.2, whole genome shotgun sequence, the genomic segment TGTCTGTGGAATTGAATATGAAGAAAGCTAGCGAATTACCGCTTTGctgaaaagtaacaaaacacATTGCTACAAACTCGGGATTTTATTGCATTGTTTGTTCTTGATAATAAAATATCGATCACATTCTCAAGACGAACGTTTGCATAGCATGTCGAAAGTAACTCGTTTTTGCATGAGATAAGATAGCGCCAGCCTGTATTTATGTTAGCAAGAATTCAAATCATGTTTCTTCATTTAGCAATACTGAGTATTTCAACttccaaataaaaatgttaaagttCCTTACCATCAAAGTAACGACGTGCCTTACGGCAATGCGCCAAAGTGGTGTAGGGCCCTTTGCACTCGGTTAGTAATGAGCAGCGTGCCAAGAAGATGACTTTAGCAAACAATGTAACTACGGCATAGTATGATCAACAATTTCACACGCTTATCGCGACGATGGCATTTCAACGTTTCTCTTTTTCACTACGTTACTGTTGTTTACCGTTGATCATACTCCAACATTCGAGCTTTAacaattttgtaaaacatCACCAAGCATTTTGAGACACAATTTCGTCCGTGGGACATTCGTTTGGAGTTGATAAACTGGAAGGTAGAGCACCGAACCACGTGGTTGCTAACCGTTATACCACAAACATGCACAGGTTTCAGCTGATTCTAACCTAAAATACTGCGGTCAGCCGAACTCTGTCCGAGGGGGGGGTCATTTGTTTTCGATAGGAATTTTTATGGGAACCTCGAAGCTACCTCGTGTTATTGACCGATTCGAGAAGCGGGAAACGGAACAGAAAACCTCTTGGTGCACTGTCGTCGGCGGAATCATTCGACTGGACTGAAAGTTGAAATGCATAAACGAAGCTCACTTTTCCGAACCATAACTTCTTTTCTCCGTGGTTGACTATAATGGCCACAGCATAAGCAGTTTCTCACCCATCGTGCATCCCacattattgttttatttctttcctttgGGATTATTCCTCTTTCCTGGTTTCGAAGTTTTCGGACCatcgagaaaaaggaaaaaaaccctctGATGCCGAAACTGGATATGACTTTCCCAAGCCGAACTTTTTGGCGTACTCCATCGTCAGTCGTTCGAAGCTTCAACTGTGCACTTTCCAGTCTTATTTCGTCTTCGATACGATGTGATCATTGctcaaaaaatattcaaaaacagtttataaatgaatggttgaacaaaaatcaacagTTATTTAAGCTGTAGTTTTAAAggtaaacattattttcgaTCCATGGTTGGATGGTGGTTGTAGGTATCACTGCTTGCCTGAACGACCTTTCCCTTTAAAGTCGATTTTCACAACGTTTTAGGGTATCCACTCTCTCCACGCTCAAAGCCCCCCTTTTCACGCTGCTCTTGGTTAAACATTGCTCACAGCATGATTTGAATTGGAATAGAAATCGTTTGCTCTAACCACCTTTATCTGGCATCGTCACATTTTTTATCAGTAGCATTATACACAAAGCACAAACTTTACGCACAAACGTGTTGGCTCaccgtaagaacgaaaaaaaaaactatataaaCATTAAACTTCCTCCTTACCGGTCGTAACGATTAATCGATCCGAGCGGTTTCGCGTGTTCCAACAAACTGGCGAGCTGAGGCGTTTGCGCCGCATGCCGCGGAGCTTATTGCGCGTGCTGGCGGGTTTTCGCTTCTCTTTCTTGCGACGGCTCCCTGTCTATCTTTCTTTGATGACCACCTTTTCTTGCAAGATGCAGTTAGCGAGTTCAAAATGGAGACAAAAAACCCCACAGGCTCAGAACCAGCGGAACCACGCATTGTTTGGGCTTCGACAACAACGATCAACGTCTGCGAGGAGGGAAAGCAGCGGGAGACGGCAGCGAAACGGAATGCTGTCGGATCGACACGATCGAGTGTTGGAGGCTGCAAGAGGTCGGAAACTACGGCTGAATGGAGAGCCAGCTTGCACCGAACCACTTCGACAACTCTAGGTCTAGGTTGACCTTGCGGCAAACTTGCCGTCGTTGGTCTTGGTATGCATGGTAACTACATTCTACAACGTCGAACAGGACGTCCAAGTTGGTATTCTAAGAGGAAACTTTCTTAGCACCGCACTATCGATCAACTGTTTGGATAATAGTACAACCAGAAATTTATGCTAAAGTTATATTTAACTTTAAGTATTCTGttataaaaagaaattaaattataggTCTACTCATTGTCTGATAgctagaaaattaaaaaaaaaacttagatgtCCGTAATTTAGCATCAGCCAAACCTAACCTGAACTTCAAGCTGTCGAAAACTGTAACCAACTGATGTCAACCTCAATAAGCCTCGTGAGAATGGAGCCCCCCAAACGGTCAGGAACCTCTTCCAAATAATTTTTGACCATCTTCAGCGTCTATATCTTTTACAGTGTAATACTGTGGCAGTGTGTCTTCGAGAACAGACTTCACCCATAAATCTCGAACACTACAGAGATCGCGaatgaaaataagaaaataaaaatccaaattaaaaacgccaaacCCCCGAAAAAGACCCGCTTGCCACACGGGTAAACCCGTCGAATGGATCACCGAGTCGCTAGATCCACCCCCGCGCGTGTCTCTCCTTTTCTGCTTgctgatggttttttttttctttggtggGGGTGCGCAATAGGAGTCACCCgtttccccccaccccacccttGCTACCCCGGGAAGGGGCAAACAAACCCTCGCCAACGCGGACGTGCTAAAGTGGGACGCAATTTGCGTCTCGATCTTGAGGACCACAACCGGAACTGTGGAGTAGAAAGGTGCAGGGGGGTGGGGTATCCGGGGTGTGTATTAATTTGAATAGAAATCTCACGTTCTCGTCGCTGCCTCCCTTTCTCTTGTGGCGGCAATCTCGAAGGACGTTGACTccacaccaccactaccaccaactAAGAACCAATGGAGCGGAGACACTAAGAAGTGGTACATAAGGTTCCACCAATCTCTAACGGAGATCTGCGGAATGATCTCAACGATCGAGTAAGAAATGAAATGGTTCATCTGAACGCGAACTACGTCACGTAGTAGAGAGTCGAAACGAACTTAAAGACGGACGCACCCCTTGAAGATTATTCAACACATACTTTGGggtttggtggaaaactgtCCGTTAATTAGTCTTAAGCGAAACTACCTCCAACCGACTGCAATTCCTTTTGGGATCGTTGTGTATCGCGATCAACCCTTGACCACCGGGCGATGCGACCAAAGACCTCCCAGACTTAATGAAGCGTTGCTAAATGGCACCCAAGCTACCCAATAATAATGCGGTGGCAGTTATAAGtgaggtctaccgaaaaattACCGTTTCCCGCTGCACAGTCGCAAGTAACAATGAACTAGAGAAAGAAGGAATAACCCGTTTCACAACTCACGCAGTCATGCCGAAGAAGCCCTTGCCACTTTCACTATCTTCCGGTACTTCCTTGGCGGGAACCGGCCAGGGAAGGGCGGCGATTTAATGGAAGGTGTGTCCCATGCCGCTTTCTTCAGTTGGAGtggtttcccccccccccccccccctcccaatGCCAACTGTTCGCCACAAGGTCAGACACTTGAGAAGGTTAAAAGCCACCGTTTGGATGAAGCCTTATCCCGGACCAAAGGGGTGTCTAACGGCAATAGACGGTGCAAACGCTTATCTCATGAACTCTCGAGATTTTCTTCCTCGTAAGCTGCACTATCTGGATACTGATTTGAGGTAGTCTCTCTCGAGTTTTGATGTATTAATCCTTTGTACTTATAATGTAtcgaaccaaaacaatttactTGAGCAAATATGTATACGGGCGCCATTTACAACAAGTGCAACGACCGTAAAACGTTTTTCCGGTCTGTTCCTACGACACTAGCTAAACGAGGAAGGTTGTTTGCATGGATCTCACCACGGTACACCATCTTTCATTAGCGGCTAATATGTGTCATCACATGTACGACAGCCTTGTCGACCCAATCTCACCGAGATATCATAAACTAGCTTTTCCATCGATCGAATACCCGTCTTCCCGTGAGGAACGGCTTTTAATTATCCGCTgcatggctaataacatcgaGGTAGGAAAATATACCATCCACATCGACCGAAAGCTGCTGCGATAGAGGAGCGAACAGCGAACATCCTCCATCGAGTGACGGATTGTTGAGGTAAAAGTGTGGCAAAATGTACACTTGCAAACTTGCAAATCAACTGAGCAAACTTCACGGGCTCGAGCCCGACTCCGGTTGGCTTTTCGCTTtcgtgttttaaaaataatatttccatCCCCTCGCGCGGGGCATGTCGAACGCGACTAtttccacattttccaccttcgAACAGGGCTTTCACACTTTCCACCTACCTACTGATCTGGTGGGCGCAATCGCGACACTCGACACTGCGACATCCACTACTGACCGAGATTtcccggaggaggaggaaatggaaaacctgTCTCCGCGCGACTGAAAGTTGACTTGCACGCTGGTGGTGGGTTTGCATTGGCTTGAACCATTGATTAATCGATCGGTTGTTCACGCCGGCGAAAGGGTTCGACTCTGCCATAAGCATAAATAATCGACCATTAGCGGGACGTATCCCTTATTCCACGCTGTGCTAGCTAATAACACCGGGACGTACCTTGaaggaaattttcttttcgtttgcatTCCCATCACCAGCCCCGGGGAGTCAACCGATACCAAGAAACCAGATGGCCGGATGGGGAACCACGAGGATCAAAAAGTGTGGCGAATCGGGAATCCGAAACACGGTTGAAGATCGTTCACTCCGAAAAACGGTACATTACGTTGGTTCCGTGACGAACTTTTGTTGGGGAAGGCCATCATCACCTCCACCGCGGGAAAACGTAACTGTAGCGCCTGCGCCAGCGATGCTCCGCAAAGTCACGTGTGTTGTTTCCGTTGACCATGTTCCGTTGCCAATGGTAACCGGGAAATTACTGCGCCTGCGTTGATCGAAATATAACCGCGGAAATTCCATACTCCAAGCCGCATCAACAGGTGTCGGTAAAACGGTCAACCTGAGGTGTATGTTGACGGCATTGTCCCTAGCAACGGAATGGTTTCCTCCCAACCACAAACAATCAGCTTACTCGGAAAAATCCGCCAGTTGTCGGTCGGAGGTGTTTTGAGGTCAATTCTATTGGTTTCGGTAGTCGCTAAGTTGTGGTTTTATTTAGATTGGCACTGATCGAATCGGTTCCGGTCGGGATGTTTCTCTGGTAAGTTGTCGGCGAAAAGCCCATCCCCTAGGGGTTCGGGATTGGTAATGCTATAACAACCGCATCCTCCTCACCCGATCCGATTGGggtaatttttaataaacactTTCCATCTGGGTTTTCATCCTCAGCAAAACGAAACCCACCGACAAGTGGCTGGACGCCCAGTGCGACGGCACGGCAGCCTTGCATACCCTTCCGGCCTGTATGACGCTGTGCGATCTGAAGAACGATCACTACTACCAGCTGGTCATCGTCGATGTGCCGATGTTCGattttgatgtcaaaccgaaGCTGAAGGTGTACAAGGGAACTAATCTGGTCAGCGAGCAACACCTTCCGGGCATTCCCTGTGCCGTCGAGAGTCTCTACATCAACGATCAGGAGCCCCGTACACCTAGTAAGTTTTGTAGTTTGCGGGAATCTCCCGACGATGTTTTGCTCAAAGACACTTCGCTTCCATTTTCAGTAATTGCCGTGGCGGTGGAGTCGTCCGTTCTCTTCTATCGCAATATGAAGCCTTACTACAAGTACACCATCCCAAGCATGACCGTGGAACCGCTGGAGATTGACGTGTGGAAGAAGCTTCCGATCGAGCGAGGGGATGCGCTCGACGCACTGATCGACAGTTTACGCTCCATCGAACCCACGCAAATGACACTGCAGACGCAGGAACTGCTAGGTCTGCCGGAGAGTGAACGCGGTGGCTACATAAAGGCGAACGCCGAGCGGAAGCTGGAACGGCTCTCCATCGTCACCGCCATGACGAGCATCAAGAAGGCGTCGACCGATCCGAAAGCCGCATCCTGTCTCATACTGGCCACCGAGTCCGGCGAGCTGCTCCTCCTCGACACGCAAGCCTTTGTCGTGCTGGCGCAGGCGAAAGTTGGCCCATTCCAGGGCACGCCCAGCATGATCTCCGCCAGCGGTCAATACGACGTCGACTATCGGGTGGTGATAGCAACCCGCGAGGGTTCGCTGTACTTACTGCGCAAAGGGTGGCTCGCAGGGCAACATATCGTGAAGCTCGAGGCACCGGCAGCCGGTCTTTCACTGCTTCCGATCGATCAGACGATCGTCGTCGTTTGTATGAACCAGTCGCTGCTGTGCTACTCGAAGAAGGGAAAGAAGCTGTGGACGGTGAGGCTGCCACAGCCGGCCGTCTGCATGACACCGGTGTGTCTACCGCATCTCGGTATCAACCTCGTGTGCGTGGGGTTGAAGGGTGGACTGGTGCAGTTCTACAGCCAGAAGAAGCTCGTGGATCAGTTCTACGCACCGGAGTCCGTCTCGGCGCTAACGTTCGGCCGACTCGGGCAGGAGGAGCACGTGCTCATACTGGTCACCATCGATGGTTCACTAATAGTAAAGATCCTCAAACGGACGGCCGCGTTCGTGACGACCGAGAACATCTACGACACGAAGAGCGCAACCGAAGAGGCTGATGAGCCACCCGGAAACCTGCAAATACCGAAGAAGACCAAAATTTTTGTGGAGCAAACACTCCGCGAGAAGGAACACGCGGCCACCATTCACAATTCCTTTCAGTCGGAGCTTTGGCGAATGCGGCTCACGACGGCCCGCGCCACGGTGGATGTGATCAACTCGGCCGATAGCAACATGTCGACGGTGGACGTTGGTCTGGCCCCGCTCAAGCTGGCGGCGGAAGTGCTCGGTCTCGGGCCAGTGTTTAAGCTGTTTCTGATActtgaaaacatttccaccCGAAAGGAGGCAACGGGTTTGAACGTGCTAATACAGGCCGATCATCGTCACTACATCGTGGAGCGACCGTACCAACGGTTGCCGATGCTTGTGCCCGGCGCACCGATTCGATTGGATTTCCGCGTGACCGTGACGGTGGAGCCGGCGGACGGTTTACCACCGGTTGATTTGACGCCGGAAAATTCGTGCATTAAAGTGTTGGTTTTCAAAACGGGACAGgtaagaaaacgaaacaatttcaaaatcaCTTGACAAACACTGTAAACTCACGAGAACCGTTTCGGAGAACCGGTTTCGACCGGTTCGGGCCGACCAATCACGACTCTCCGTTTAAAAAGGTCGTTGGTTCAACAGTTCTATGCTTTCagaaaattttacaaatttttaacatttttaaatttcaaaactgTGGCAATGCATACATTTAAGAAAACTTATGACTTaagcattttcttcattttctaatGTCTAACACTACATGTCTAACAGCTTTATAACCACTTTCCCATTCCTACATTCCAGGCCAAACCCCTCATCGCGTCGACGGTCGTTATGCCGCAGCCGGAGCCGCAAATAATAAACTCGTTCTAGAGGGATGAGCAATCGGTGCAGACCGACGCCAGATTATGTCACGAAAGCATCGGCCGAAAGTACACTTTATTAGAGCTCGCTTGATCTATGTGGGTGTGTCCGTGGAATGTGTGGAATAGAAATTGGTTGAATGTTTCCCAGATCAGGTTGTTatgtaatttgatttgaaacttTCCGCAGCTCATtgtaacaatttatttttcacgtcTCTTTCGTTCTCATtctcaaacaaaattaaaacacatgCACAGTTCTTAACAACTCTAAAGAAATCTGAAGGGTTTGGTAGACAGAAAGCCAACAGAGTCTGTAATCTCAATGACTTATGGATGTCCACTCAAGTCATATCTGAAGTATCTCTCATCCCGGACTAATCGGGGACGGTTTCCTGTTATCACTACCGCGCTGCACAATCCCACAAACGCACACTAATCCTAACCAGGGTGTCATAAATATCGTTATCGGTTACCAAGAAAGTCAGGTTGGATGATTTCGTTCAAGTTTGTGTGCAGCATACCCCGCGAATGCTGATGATGTGACCCTCACCAGCTACCCCCCACCCGTGCCACCCACACGGCGAGCCGCTGAGAACATGTACTACGTCGAGTAGGGAACGCAACGACCACAATCATCGCCGACACATAGCGCATACTTTACCCGCGGAATCGCGATCAGTCACCGTCGAACCAGCGCTTGAGAAAGAGGTGCGTATTACCGAGGGGTTCGCTTCACTAAATATATGTAGAACTGGGGAGTTCATTCATCGTTCGATCAGGTCACCGCGTTGCTTATCAGTTTCATTTGACCGTTTGGCCGTTTGACATTCGCGTTCAAGTGCAGAGTGTTTAAAATTCATATGATCCCACAATCGAACCGCGATCGTTTACAAAGTTTTTAGTGAAGGTCAGTTGAAGGTATTAAGGGAAGGTTTCAATTCAGTAGCAGTTCTTCATTGCAGGTCCATTTTTATCGGCCTCGGTGGTGTTCCGTGCTCGTATCGTTAGCAACCGTGGGACGCGTTTTCCTTCGAACGGTGAGGTAATAAGGCGTCCGGCGACTCCGGCCCTCATAAGGCACATTAGCACGGACTACATTGTGCAGACAACATGCTTCGCATATGCGGCACACACAGTTTGCAACCTTAGTTGGCCACGGTGGACTTCAGACAGGCCATTCTTTCTGGCGCACCGCACAGTGCCATGTTTCGTCGTATGATTATTAATTGCGATTACTGAAACGGTCACGAATGGACACACTCTGGTGCATGTTTGGTTGCACATATTCTTTTTCGCCTCAAGACCACCGGTTTGTGCGTTGTGCTGCATTCTAACATCCGCTGCGGAGTCGTTTATTATAAGTTACTTTGGTCGGTGTTCTGTTGCGAAATCTTCTTAGTACACGATCGGTTTTCTTTGATGTCAAGAAGTTTCAACCTTTCAATGAATATGATTGAAATGTCTAAATTCGTAATTCgggttgataaattattttaaaaacaaacattaaacccACATGAGAATCAACGCACGCAGTGAAAAATGTCTTCGAATATTCATAAACAAAATCTTAAACTGAGTCGGTTGGCGTCCACTTCCAAAATGATCCCCATcaatctttttccctttgaaaGGAAACGTGACTAGTGGGAACTAACCTTTCTTGCCAACACTGTGTATCTATCTTTCTGAAGATCGATTAGCCGTACGAATGGTCGAAATGAGAGGATTTCTCCCGTTGCTATTTTATATCCCAAAATTTGCATACGCCTCTCTGGTTGAACTGAAGAAGTCCCAACAGTCCCAACGGGTGTCGTTGGTTCGAATAATCGAAAACAGGTTATAAACAGCGCCCAGTAGACCGATAAATTTGTTGAATGAACGGTGTATTTAACATCCTCACAAAACATGTTTGTCTAGACATTTAAGGGCTTATCAAACGATTCACACGATCGCAGCATGATCATGCGCCAGTGGATGAACTTAAACCACCTTTCACAGACTTTGGTTTGCACATCTTGGTAAACGGCAcggaaacaaactaaaaacgaatgaaaagtaaaattcatacattcacacacacacgccgaaAAGGTGCAACAGATACGTTGCGGGCCGCGTTGCAATTTGAGTTGCACTTTTCGGTGAATGGTGCAACGGTAGGTTTTGAATGGTTTAGCGACCAAGCGGATCTACTTGCGTCATcgtgcttttttttgtctttccgCGCAAATGACCAATGTATGTTAAGCACATGTAAGAAGAGGAATAAACTTGAAACAACTTCGCAATTGAAATTGCGTAATTATTTTACGCAATTCATTGTGGGGTaaatgcacacaaaaaaaattaaacgagataaataaaaaaaggtccCTGAGAtggcaaaattaaaaaaaatgccacCACACACTACCTTTCCTGAGAAACCACAAGAAGAGAGCTTATATTCttgagtttttgtttagctttaTTTAGATGTCTCATAAGTGTTGCTGACGCAAAGTGATCCCTCTTGCCCGcccttttcttccttccagcatggaaaccgttttgcctttttttttattttcgtttgaatcatcattttttgtttagttggTGCTGCTCGTGCTGGTCTTATTTGTATAGTAATGGGAGGAAGTGAGGTGAAATTTTAATGCTCCATCGGCTTCGTCCATCAACTTCAACCACCCAACCTTGTTATGGTAACCTTTATGGACAATGTTCAGCTGTGCGCTCTCTAGCAACTTGAGTACATGCTACCATCAggtgcatttgttttttctgtttgttcttCTTCCTCGGCAAGTTTAAGGTTAAGCCAGCGACGGTCGAGCCAAAGGTAGTGCttgaattttattgtttatcgACTACGATAATTGGGGGGGATTTATTATAAACGCGACACGTACGTGAGAAGTGCCATTGCTGTTAGCGACCTCGTTTCACTTTACCAACCCCAAACCACCTTCCCAGAGCAATTCGGCGATAAATCCAAGCACCGACCACGCCGCGGAACATTATTAACACCGGGCTTTTTTTATGATGGACAGGATATAAGCAACCAATATGGTACAAAGTTCATTAGATGTTTGTTCGAttggaagttttctttttcttttacccATGCAAACTTGTTGATTTTACCCCATCGATAATGATTATCGTAAACCTCATGCCTTTCTGCTTCCCCTTTCGTagcccattttccagccagCCCTAGTCAGATATTACATCACTTGATAGCACCATGGAGCAGGTAGGTGTTTCGGTGTGCTGATAAGAAAGACTGCCCTCGGAGCGGTTGCAACACGCTTGCTCTAACGgatttgttcgttttgtgtCTGGTTAGAAATTCAACGAAGCTGCCGAAAAGGTGAAAACCTTCACGAAGCGACCAAGCGACTCCGAGCTGCTGGAACTGTACGCGCTCTTCAAGCAAGCCACCGTCGGAGACAACGATACGGAAAAGCCCGGCATGTTCGACCTAAAGGGAAAGGCAAAGTGGCAAGCCTGGGCCGACCGGAACGGCACCTCGAAGGATGCGGCGATGGAGGCGTACGTGAAGCTGGTCGACGAGCTGTCGGCGAAGTATCTTTAAGTGTCATGAAATGCAATCCTTAGCTGATATAAaggacttttttttaaagctatTACTGTTACATGGGGCCATAACCGAGGAAGTGTTTTCATCGATGTTGAGTATGTCCTTGCTTTTAGCTAAGAAAACGACTGGCGAATAAGTTGTTGGAACTATCAGCTGATAGCTCACGATGctagaaaacattaaaactcgGACGTTGGGGGAAATTTaaccaaaaaatcacaaatacAGGGCTTAATAAATGTGTACGGCGAAACCAAATTCAACTCGAAAACATATCAGACCAATTTGCagtcaacaataaaaaataatgaaagaaaCAAGGGAATGTAGGTATCGGTTTGAAAAATAGTTAGGACAAAAATTATTTCGTCGTAAAACTGTAAGCAGATTATAACGGTTGTAAAACGTGTTTTTGAATGCCTAGGTGTATGCAACCAAGTAACCTTGGTCGAAagg encodes:
- the LOC131294251 gene encoding Bardet-Biedl syndrome 1 protein homolog, with the protein product MFLCKTKPTDKWLDAQCDGTAALHTLPACMTLCDLKNDHYYQLVIVDVPMFDFDVKPKLKVYKGTNLVSEQHLPGIPCAVESLYINDQEPRTPIIAVAVESSVLFYRNMKPYYKYTIPSMTVEPLEIDVWKKLPIERGDALDALIDSLRSIEPTQMTLQTQELLGLPESERGGYIKANAERKLERLSIVTAMTSIKKASTDPKAASCLILATESGELLLLDTQAFVVLAQAKVGPFQGTPSMISASGQYDVDYRVVIATREGSLYLLRKGWLAGQHIVKLEAPAAGLSLLPIDQTIVVVCMNQSLLCYSKKGKKLWTVRLPQPAVCMTPVCLPHLGINLVCVGLKGGLVQFYSQKKLVDQFYAPESVSALTFGRLGQEEHVLILVTIDGSLIVKILKRTAAFVTTENIYDTKSATEEADEPPGNLQIPKKTKIFVEQTLREKEHAATIHNSFQSELWRMRLTTARATVDVINSADSNMSTVDVGLAPLKLAAEVLGLGPVFKLFLILENISTRKEATGLNVLIQADHRHYIVERPYQRLPMLVPGAPIRLDFRVTVTVEPADGLPPVDLTPENSCIKVLVFKTGQAKPLIASTVVMPQPEPQIINSF
- the LOC131294284 gene encoding acyl-CoA-binding protein homolog; protein product: MEQKFNEAAEKVKTFTKRPSDSELLELYALFKQATVGDNDTEKPGMFDLKGKAKWQAWADRNGTSKDAAMEAYVKLVDELSAKYL